In Armatimonadota bacterium, a single genomic region encodes these proteins:
- a CDS encoding LacI family DNA-binding transcriptional regulator: MAELNQLTIAKMAKVSQATVSRVLNNDPQVNPELRARVLVAIETVNYVPNARAQSLRSQRSQLIGLVMHRAPRELAADPFFSALAAAILEHGGARGHHLCVDASRELQSRRAIYDELLRTRRVDGLILVEPETEDDRIAQLNAQGFPFVLIGSYDRDPSVLSVDNDNAGAAKMATDYLISNKRHRIAYIGGPRDVNVTADRLHGYQQGLAARGIDFDPQLVAYTDFTEESGHRAMLELLEARPTAVLALDDLLAMGALRAIKERGLKCPEDVAVIGFNDSAICQFTDPPLTSVAVDINELARQAIEMLTDAIEERPVLPTRRIVPARLIRRASA; encoded by the coding sequence ATGGCCGAATTGAACCAATTGACCATCGCCAAAATGGCCAAAGTCTCGCAGGCAACCGTCTCGCGAGTGCTCAACAACGACCCGCAGGTCAATCCCGAACTGCGCGCACGGGTGCTCGTCGCCATCGAGACCGTCAACTATGTGCCCAACGCCCGGGCGCAGTCGTTGCGATCCCAGCGAAGCCAGTTGATCGGCCTCGTCATGCATCGCGCGCCCAGAGAACTGGCCGCCGATCCCTTCTTTAGCGCGCTTGCCGCCGCTATATTGGAGCACGGGGGCGCTCGGGGACACCATCTTTGCGTGGACGCCAGCCGAGAGCTGCAATCGCGCCGTGCTATCTACGACGAATTGCTGCGGACCCGACGAGTGGACGGTCTGATACTGGTGGAGCCGGAGACCGAGGACGACCGGATCGCCCAGTTGAACGCGCAAGGCTTCCCTTTTGTGCTGATCGGAAGCTACGACCGCGATCCTTCCGTGCTTTCGGTGGACAACGACAATGCGGGCGCGGCCAAGATGGCCACCGACTATCTGATCTCGAACAAACGCCACCGCATCGCTTATATCGGCGGCCCGCGCGACGTGAACGTTACGGCCGACCGATTGCACGGCTATCAACAGGGGCTGGCGGCGCGCGGCATCGATTTTGATCCCCAACTAGTGGCCTACACCGACTTTACCGAGGAGAGCGGGCATCGCGCCATGCTGGAACTCTTGGAAGCCAGACCGACCGCTGTCCTCGCCCTCGACGACCTCTTAGCCATGGGAGCATTGCGCGCAATTAAGGAGCGGGGCCTAAAGTGCCCCGAAGACGTGGCCGTGATCGGCTTTAACGATTCGGCGATCTGCCAATTTACCGATCCGCCCTTGACCTCTGTCGCAGTGGACATCAACGAGCTGGCTCGCCAAGCGATCGAGATGCTGACCGATGCCATTGAAGAGCGACCCGTTTTGCCAACACGACGCATCGTGCCCGCTCGATTGATCCGGCGCGCCTCCGCCTAA
- a CDS encoding alpha-glucosidase C-terminal domain-containing protein: protein MLSIILGLTLILQGGHRFEFVAPASAKEVFVAGTFNNWEFRKNPMARTEGRAWTATIALPTGAYQYKFVVDGDQWHTDPKAPEIDDGFGNKNSLLWIDPGGAPASAKRGDGHITRAGLLHDPALFKYVASDGKSADVAARARKGDVESVSFSIATGDKTTLIKADLASEDSIFEYYRARLPQGRSTYKIVFKDGAVAQEIGPYDFDPAKAKRIVVPDWVQDAVFYQIMPERFVNGDPSNDGKNRSPIDFTGRTDEFLGGDFQGVTERLGYLSDLGVTTLYFTPIFQSVTHHKYDTDDYRRIDRQLGGEEAFRRFLQQAKSRKMRVVLDGVFNHVGIEFSAFKDLLAKQHDSAYKDWFHVKQWPVAVKNPPNYEGWWGIEYMPKLNLANKAAQEHLFDAILHWTKSAGLSGWRLDVANEVPDHFWIEFRKRVKAVNRDAVIIGEIWNDASHWLQGDMFDSVMNYPWRGAVLDFVAHRRIGPAQFDQRIKWSLTNYPKPVVYAMYNMLGSHDTPRFMTECGGDFRKAALGHLIQMTSPGAPALYYGDEIGMTGGATPDNRKLLELNPNAQQKRLFEQVKGMIAIRKSSIALRRGDWRTVYTDDSAIAYVREHGNETALVVVNNGDKPTKVALPEPFGSSKGRFALDPATKIERAGGATIIELPELSGGVWLFQKASPNPRRH from the coding sequence ATGCTTTCAATCATTCTCGGCCTGACGCTGATTCTGCAAGGCGGCCACCGATTTGAGTTCGTCGCGCCAGCCAGCGCGAAGGAAGTTTTCGTCGCGGGCACGTTTAACAACTGGGAATTTCGCAAGAACCCCATGGCTCGTACGGAGGGTCGCGCTTGGACAGCGACGATAGCGCTGCCGACCGGCGCTTATCAATACAAGTTTGTGGTGGACGGCGATCAGTGGCACACCGACCCCAAAGCGCCTGAGATCGACGACGGGTTTGGCAACAAGAATTCGCTGCTGTGGATCGATCCTGGCGGCGCTCCGGCCAGCGCAAAGAGGGGCGACGGGCACATCACCCGCGCGGGGCTCCTGCACGACCCGGCGCTCTTTAAGTACGTCGCTTCGGACGGAAAAAGCGCGGACGTTGCGGCGCGCGCTCGCAAGGGCGATGTGGAGAGCGTCTCTTTTTCGATTGCTACGGGCGACAAGACGACGCTGATCAAGGCCGATCTGGCATCCGAGGACAGCATTTTCGAGTATTATCGAGCGCGATTGCCTCAAGGCCGATCGACTTACAAGATCGTTTTCAAAGACGGCGCGGTTGCGCAAGAGATCGGCCCGTACGACTTCGATCCGGCAAAAGCCAAGCGGATTGTTGTGCCCGATTGGGTTCAAGACGCTGTCTTCTATCAGATTATGCCGGAGCGGTTTGTCAACGGCGACCCGTCGAACGACGGTAAGAACCGCTCGCCGATCGACTTTACCGGCCGCACCGACGAGTTCTTGGGCGGCGACTTTCAAGGCGTTACAGAGCGTTTAGGCTATTTAAGCGACTTAGGCGTTACAACGCTCTACTTTACGCCTATTTTTCAATCGGTAACGCATCATAAGTACGACACGGACGATTACCGACGGATCGATCGGCAGTTGGGCGGGGAGGAGGCGTTCCGTCGCTTCCTACAGCAGGCTAAGTCGCGCAAGATGCGCGTGGTATTGGACGGCGTGTTCAACCATGTCGGCATCGAGTTCTCTGCCTTCAAAGATCTGCTGGCCAAACAGCACGATTCGGCCTACAAGGATTGGTTTCACGTCAAGCAATGGCCGGTGGCGGTCAAGAATCCGCCCAATTACGAAGGCTGGTGGGGCATTGAGTATATGCCCAAGCTCAATTTGGCCAATAAGGCGGCCCAAGAGCATCTGTTCGATGCGATTTTGCATTGGACCAAGAGCGCCGGGCTGAGCGGATGGCGGTTAGACGTGGCGAACGAAGTGCCCGACCACTTTTGGATCGAGTTCCGCAAGCGCGTCAAGGCTGTCAACCGCGACGCCGTGATTATTGGCGAGATTTGGAACGACGCCAGCCATTGGCTGCAGGGCGACATGTTCGATTCGGTGATGAACTATCCTTGGCGGGGCGCGGTGCTGGATTTTGTGGCGCATCGCCGCATCGGCCCGGCGCAGTTCGACCAGCGAATCAAGTGGAGCCTGACCAACTATCCGAAGCCGGTCGTTTATGCGATGTACAACATGCTGGGCAGCCACGACACGCCGCGATTTATGACCGAGTGCGGCGGGGATTTTCGCAAGGCGGCGCTGGGGCATTTGATCCAGATGACCTCGCCCGGCGCGCCTGCGCTTTACTATGGCGATGAGATCGGCATGACGGGCGGCGCCACGCCGGACAATCGAAAACTGTTGGAACTAAACCCCAACGCCCAACAGAAGCGGCTCTTCGAACAGGTGAAGGGCATGATCGCTATTAGGAAGTCGTCGATCGCGCTGCGGCGCGGCGATTGGCGAACGGTTTATACGGACGATTCCGCGATCGCTTATGTTCGGGAACATGGCAACGAGACCGCTTTGGTCGTCGTCAACAACGGCGACAAGCCGACGAAAGTGGCGCTGCCCGAGCCTTTCGGAAGTTCCAAAGGCCGGTTCGCGCTTGACCCGGCAACTAAGATCGAGCGCGCGGGCGGCGCAACTATCATTGAGCTGCCGGAACTGAGCGGCGGCGTCTGGCTGTTCCAAAAAGCGTCGCCGAACCCAAGGAGACACTGA
- a CDS encoding prepilin-type N-terminal cleavage/methylation domain-containing protein — MKRKGFTLIELLVVIAIIAILAAILFPVFAQAREKARQTQCVSNLRQLGTSLAMYASDYESLLPVYVWPESYIIGARLMPYIKNYGIFKCPTSPYDQGSMQYAQRDNGAADYLTPPEDGCIGLGTSRVGRDGYYRDIYPPMDYRNNERLWAYLQTDRHAPCPGRAQSAQPGFSIDAGKITDPGKAIAFIDFPNAFFEWPYARFWGLTFRGRHNEGSVTVHVDGHAKWYRFQALYPRSVQWSGQLVEWYLWGTTDGAASVQ; from the coding sequence ATGAAGCGAAAAGGCTTTACCCTCATCGAGCTGTTAGTCGTGATTGCGATTATCGCGATCCTGGCGGCGATACTCTTTCCCGTTTTTGCCCAGGCGAGAGAGAAGGCGCGACAGACCCAATGCGTCAGCAACTTGCGTCAGTTGGGCACGTCGCTTGCGATGTACGCCAGCGATTACGAGAGCCTGCTTCCGGTTTACGTTTGGCCAGAAAGCTACATCATTGGGGCGCGGCTGATGCCGTATATCAAGAACTACGGTATTTTTAAGTGCCCGACCTCGCCTTACGATCAGGGTTCTATGCAGTATGCGCAGCGGGACAACGGCGCTGCGGACTATCTGACCCCGCCTGAGGACGGTTGCATCGGTCTTGGCACATCGCGGGTTGGTCGAGACGGCTACTATCGCGACATCTATCCGCCCATGGATTACCGCAATAACGAGCGGCTGTGGGCCTATCTGCAGACCGATCGTCATGCGCCCTGTCCGGGTCGAGCGCAGAGCGCCCAGCCGGGATTCTCTATCGACGCGGGCAAGATCACCGATCCGGGCAAAGCGATCGCGTTTATCGACTTTCCCAACGCGTTTTTCGAGTGGCCATACGCTCGATTTTGGGGTTTAACCTTTCGGGGTCGGCACAACGAGGGTTCGGTTACGGTGCACGTGGACGGCCATGCTAAGTGGTATCGCTTCCAAGCGCTCTATCCGCGCAGCGTGCAGTGGAGCGGGCAACTGGTCGAATGGTATCTGTGGGGCACGACCGATGGTGCCGCGAGCGTGCAGTAA
- a CDS encoding alpha/beta fold hydrolase — protein sequence MKTLFALVAIIAIGWAQPKWDDLKNAYQYDPKTDLKVEVSDKDDSEAFHQHIAFTNAKGEKVAGLFLRPKGDLKYPCVLLLHGLTSRKEMMINMYGRRLVRSGFAVLALDAPNHGERQSGSRALGVAAMGDMIQGGVLDYRQALEYLKSRKDVDNDRIGLLGYSMGAMMGAILAGVDDRVKASVLCVGGDVVQSMIATLPEELRARAQFVSPANYVGRISPRPVLFINGKNDNVVNEAAAKRLHEAAKEPKEIVWADAAHILGETDNKKAIDWLVDKLGRK from the coding sequence ATGAAAACTCTCTTTGCCCTCGTTGCGATCATCGCTATCGGCTGGGCGCAGCCAAAGTGGGACGACCTCAAGAACGCCTACCAGTACGATCCGAAGACCGACCTGAAAGTCGAAGTCAGCGATAAGGACGATTCAGAGGCCTTTCATCAGCACATAGCATTCACCAATGCAAAGGGCGAGAAGGTTGCCGGCCTCTTCCTGAGGCCAAAAGGCGACCTCAAATATCCCTGCGTGCTGCTCCTGCACGGCCTTACCAGCCGCAAAGAGATGATGATCAACATGTACGGACGTCGTCTGGTGCGCTCCGGCTTTGCGGTCCTGGCTCTCGATGCGCCCAACCATGGCGAACGGCAGAGCGGCTCGCGAGCTTTGGGCGTTGCGGCGATGGGCGACATGATTCAGGGCGGCGTACTGGACTATCGACAGGCGCTGGAATACCTCAAGTCGCGCAAGGATGTGGACAACGACCGTATCGGCCTATTGGGCTACAGCATGGGCGCCATGATGGGCGCGATCCTAGCCGGAGTAGACGATAGAGTCAAGGCCAGCGTCTTGTGCGTGGGCGGCGATGTGGTTCAAAGTATGATCGCGACCTTGCCAGAGGAACTGCGCGCCCGCGCTCAGTTCGTCAGCCCGGCTAACTATGTCGGACGCATTTCGCCCCGCCCGGTCCTCTTCATCAACGGCAAGAACGACAATGTGGTGAACGAAGCGGCGGCCAAACGGCTGCACGAGGCCGCCAAGGAGCCCAAGGAGATCGTCTGGGCCGATGCCGCCCATATCTTGGGAGAGACCGACAACAAGAAGGCGATCGATTGGCTGGTCGACAAACTGGGACGCAAGTAG
- a CDS encoding Ig-like domain repeat protein, which translates to MKPRTLRAAAMAVAVLVVCSGVYAQNYPQNPGPHRGEVTYPYFPDGKGASGHTFQRLPKFFTNYPTNPKGEEADPGQIVQEGPMPIDLGVDGASIAAPRQFRTWEGIRRFDQASGSQYIPPDPHVAVGPTRVMTAVNDHINIYDKDGNAIADFDSNTFFGLGDLVFDPKVAYDPWRGRYIVLFLRTNASTSFTRLLIAVTRAGELPTANTGDWWIYNFDMGNWGGNSLNTWADYPQLGFDDNAIYVTTRCFATASGGLDTGRFTILNKDQIYNGLGAGRYDYWNMSSNGSFDYYIMPTMMWSVAATHYSYITKHNAATNSLTTRRITWPTGATWADQWANGPNLAAEVDTIASYTNPPNAPQPGLQALDTIDTRLLSGTHSNNISYLTFNERFDYGGGNIQSVVRLLIVNPSSGNTAVNHDTRLGASTASYFYPGGANTTDGDFILSFAYSGTGTNVQMRRVGVRSGAAANDGSATVRSSTVNYQVLDTFGRNRWGDYFGAARDPFDNRTVWLFGQYAVSQTNWGTFVAETNYKDRTTTTVDAKAGVIGQTISLTCTVNNIDTPGAASGMTVEFFVNNVSAGTATTNASGIATRSYTIPESLGVGSRTIRCETANSTSLNGSTGTNTLTVSKSNTSLTGANVAGSFGQDVNLVATLRRTSDNDLLSGKTIRFLRSGVLLGTAVTNASGVATWVQEVLDTWTVGANTITLEFQGDALYNADTGSLTLTANKANTSVTANNVAGQYGQTVNLTATLRRTTDNATLAGRTINFTVAGANAGSAVTNGSGVATRTYTIPESLPLGANTINAAFAGDTHYNASNANSTLTAQQAPTSTSPDNTGGQIGSTVPLTATLLRTTDNAPLAGRTVSFTVNGANAGSGVTDGTGEATVSYVIPELAVGNYPIVASFAGEAKHAASNGNANLRVLAADTTVTVSNVNGRRGATVNLTATLRNANNTAVLSGKTLTFFVGGVNVGNAVTNASGVATRSYVIPTGLALGAHTINVQFAGDAMYNPSNGNGTLNVLRVRLVGTVDCQDYSLNEAGLTAVLTVRQGGGSQVINVVLGANGTYSTETDLAGANATISAVIQSGTWLRQRQNVANLASTVTTNFSLINGDVNGNGIIDDADLATVLANFGLAVAIGDVNGDGVVDDSDLAVVLTNFGLVSDPS; encoded by the coding sequence ATGAAACCACGCACGCTCCGCGCCGCTGCTATGGCGGTAGCGGTTCTTGTCGTTTGCTCAGGCGTTTATGCTCAAAACTATCCGCAGAACCCTGGGCCGCACAGGGGCGAAGTTACTTACCCCTATTTCCCAGATGGAAAGGGCGCTTCGGGGCACACCTTCCAACGGTTGCCCAAGTTCTTTACCAACTATCCGACTAACCCGAAGGGCGAAGAAGCCGATCCTGGCCAGATCGTGCAAGAGGGCCCGATGCCTATCGATCTTGGCGTCGATGGGGCTAGCATCGCCGCTCCGCGCCAATTCCGAACGTGGGAAGGCATTCGACGATTTGACCAAGCTAGCGGCAGCCAGTACATCCCGCCCGATCCGCACGTTGCGGTCGGCCCGACTCGTGTGATGACTGCGGTCAACGACCACATCAACATTTATGATAAAGATGGCAACGCCATCGCCGACTTCGATTCCAATACCTTTTTCGGATTGGGCGACTTGGTCTTCGACCCCAAGGTTGCATACGATCCTTGGAGAGGACGATACATCGTGCTGTTCCTTCGCACGAACGCGTCGACATCGTTCACCAGACTTCTCATCGCGGTTACCCGTGCGGGCGAACTGCCCACGGCGAACACCGGCGACTGGTGGATCTACAACTTCGACATGGGCAACTGGGGCGGCAATTCGCTCAATACTTGGGCGGACTATCCTCAGTTGGGCTTCGACGACAACGCAATCTATGTTACGACTCGCTGCTTTGCGACTGCTAGCGGAGGCCTGGACACGGGCCGTTTCACGATCCTGAACAAAGATCAGATCTATAACGGATTGGGCGCCGGGCGCTACGACTACTGGAACATGAGCAGCAACGGCTCCTTCGATTACTACATCATGCCGACCATGATGTGGAGCGTGGCAGCCACCCACTATAGCTACATCACCAAGCACAATGCGGCGACCAATAGCCTGACCACGCGTCGAATAACGTGGCCGACCGGGGCGACTTGGGCCGATCAATGGGCTAACGGGCCCAATCTGGCGGCCGAGGTGGACACGATCGCGTCGTATACCAATCCGCCCAATGCGCCGCAGCCCGGATTGCAGGCGCTGGACACGATCGACACGCGATTGCTCAGCGGCACGCACTCCAACAACATCTCGTATCTGACGTTCAACGAGCGATTTGATTATGGCGGCGGCAACATCCAATCCGTCGTCAGACTGTTGATCGTCAATCCAAGCTCGGGCAATACGGCGGTCAACCACGACACTCGCTTGGGCGCGAGCACGGCCAGTTACTTCTATCCGGGCGGCGCCAACACGACCGACGGCGACTTTATTCTGTCGTTCGCCTATTCGGGGACGGGCACCAACGTCCAGATGCGGCGAGTGGGCGTGCGAAGCGGCGCGGCGGCCAACGATGGCAGCGCCACCGTGCGCAGTAGCACCGTTAACTACCAAGTGCTGGATACCTTCGGCAGAAATCGCTGGGGCGACTATTTTGGCGCGGCTCGCGATCCGTTCGACAACCGCACCGTTTGGCTCTTCGGTCAGTACGCGGTCAGCCAGACCAACTGGGGCACTTTCGTCGCCGAGACGAACTACAAGGATCGTACCACCACGACCGTAGATGCAAAGGCGGGCGTCATTGGACAGACCATCTCGCTCACCTGCACGGTCAACAACATCGATACGCCAGGCGCAGCATCGGGCATGACCGTCGAGTTCTTTGTGAACAACGTCTCGGCAGGAACAGCGACCACCAACGCATCCGGCATCGCGACACGAAGCTACACGATCCCAGAGTCCTTGGGAGTGGGCAGTCGCACTATCCGATGCGAGACGGCCAACTCAACGTCCTTGAACGGTTCGACCGGAACCAACACGCTGACCGTCAGCAAGTCGAATACGAGTTTGACGGGCGCCAATGTGGCCGGCTCGTTTGGGCAAGACGTGAACTTGGTGGCCACATTGCGCCGAACTTCGGACAACGACTTGCTCTCTGGCAAGACGATCCGTTTCTTGCGCAGCGGCGTGCTGTTGGGCACCGCGGTTACCAACGCCAGCGGCGTCGCCACGTGGGTTCAGGAGGTTCTGGACACATGGACCGTCGGCGCAAACACGATCACGCTGGAGTTCCAGGGCGATGCGCTGTACAACGCTGACACCGGCAGTCTGACGCTGACCGCCAACAAGGCGAACACGTCCGTTACAGCGAATAACGTAGCCGGTCAATATGGCCAGACGGTCAATTTGACGGCCACGCTGCGACGAACGACCGACAACGCCACATTGGCCGGCAGGACGATCAACTTCACGGTGGCGGGCGCCAACGCCGGATCGGCTGTAACGAATGGTTCAGGCGTAGCGACTCGAACGTACACCATTCCGGAATCGCTCCCGCTGGGCGCCAACACGATCAACGCAGCGTTCGCTGGCGATACGCACTACAATGCGAGCAACGCCAACAGCACGCTGACAGCCCAGCAAGCGCCGACCAGCACCTCGCCGGACAATACAGGCGGGCAGATTGGTTCGACCGTGCCGTTGACGGCGACCTTGCTCCGTACCACCGACAACGCGCCGCTGGCAGGACGCACCGTGAGCTTCACTGTGAACGGCGCCAACGCCGGATCGGGCGTTACGGACGGCACAGGCGAGGCAACGGTCAGCTACGTCATCCCCGAACTGGCAGTCGGCAACTATCCGATCGTCGCATCGTTTGCCGGCGAGGCCAAGCATGCCGCTTCTAACGGCAATGCCAACCTTCGCGTGCTGGCCGCCGATACGACCGTAACCGTTAGCAACGTCAACGGTCGTCGCGGCGCTACCGTGAACCTTACGGCAACGCTCAGGAACGCCAACAATACGGCGGTTCTGTCGGGCAAGACGCTAACGTTCTTTGTGGGCGGCGTCAACGTGGGCAACGCGGTTACCAACGCCAGCGGTGTGGCAACTCGGTCTTACGTCATTCCGACGGGCCTTGCTCTGGGCGCTCATACGATCAACGTTCAGTTCGCTGGAGACGCCATGTACAATCCCAGCAACGGCAACGGAACGCTGAACGTGCTTCGCGTGAGACTGGTCGGTACCGTCGATTGCCAAGACTACTCGCTGAACGAGGCTGGTCTGACGGCAGTGCTGACGGTCCGCCAAGGCGGGGGCTCTCAGGTCATCAACGTCGTGCTGGGCGCAAACGGAACGTACTCGACCGAGACCGACCTGGCCGGCGCCAACGCAACGATCAGCGCGGTGATCCAGAGCGGCACGTGGCTGCGACAGCGGCAAAACGTGGCCAATCTGGCAAGCACCGTAACGACTAACTTCAGCCTGATCAATGGCGACGTCAACGGCAACGGCATCATTGACGACGCAGATCTTGCGACAGTGTTGGCCAACTTTGGTTTGGCGGTCGCAATCGGCGACGTGAATGGCGACGGCGTGGTAGACGACAGCGACTTGGCCGTGGTTCTGACGAACTTTGGCTTAGTCAGCGACCCGTCGTAA
- a CDS encoding DUF177 domain-containing protein, with amino-acid sequence MRAPLKINLNDVVQRPGRPVEWELTLTLDREESPPMAEPLTGKLTAISGGSILRIEAAFQCAIWLECALCTGRFKHPIAFQFEEDYHVKGIPAGVNSQGFAQIEDDDPFPIFEGNVLLAEELLRQYLLLQVPMHPLCKEDCKGLCHHCGANLNNEACKCPPEPKNTAFAQLAEIWQQDNP; translated from the coding sequence ATGCGCGCTCCTTTGAAGATCAATCTGAACGATGTCGTCCAGCGTCCGGGCAGACCCGTCGAATGGGAGCTGACCCTTACCCTGGATCGAGAGGAATCTCCCCCTATGGCGGAGCCGCTGACGGGCAAGTTGACCGCAATTTCGGGCGGGAGCATCCTCCGCATCGAGGCCGCCTTTCAATGCGCGATTTGGCTCGAATGCGCACTCTGTACAGGCCGGTTTAAGCATCCGATCGCCTTTCAGTTCGAGGAGGATTATCATGTCAAAGGCATTCCGGCAGGGGTGAACTCGCAGGGATTCGCCCAAATCGAGGACGACGATCCGTTCCCAATCTTCGAAGGCAACGTTCTGCTGGCCGAAGAACTTCTGAGGCAGTATTTGCTCTTGCAAGTCCCGATGCACCCGTTGTGCAAGGAGGATTGCAAAGGCTTGTGCCATCATTGTGGCGCGAACTTGAACAACGAGGCGTGCAAATGCCCGCCCGAACCGAAAAACACGGCCTTTGCGCAGTTGGCCGAAATCTGGCAGCAAGACAACCCGTAG
- the rpmF gene encoding 50S ribosomal protein L32, translating to MGNPKRRHSHTRGAKRRTNYKLAVPGLSRCKQCGAAKWPHRACANCGAYGSLKIVQAITSKKED from the coding sequence ATGGGCAATCCGAAAAGAAGACACTCGCACACCCGAGGCGCCAAGCGCCGGACGAATTACAAGTTGGCCGTGCCCGGCTTGAGCCGGTGCAAGCAGTGCGGCGCCGCAAAGTGGCCGCATCGAGCGTGCGCCAACTGTGGAGCATACGGTTCGCTCAAGATCGTACAAGCGATAACCAGCAAGAAGGAAGACTAA
- the plsX gene encoding phosphate acyltransferase PlsX has translation MRIAIDAMGGDYAPEAVVQGTLDAAGVIEAELALVGDLAKIEACLPKRDRPESLEIHHASQVVEMDDSPVVAVRQKKDSSLVVAAQMVKSGQADALVTVGNTGAAGAVSRLMWGAIPNIDRPAIATVIPTYRGSTVLIDSGASVDCSAKHLLDFALMGQIYASQVIGIENPRVALLNIGEEETKGNTLTKEAFTLMKSYMGDDFYGNVEGKHLFEGLVDVVVCDGFVGNVLLKSGEGVAEMMMRLLKEELTAHPLMKAPLALLRPAFKRFRARLDWREYGGAPLLGVKGVCIIGHGRSDAYAVRQAIMVAAQAVAGQLVPTIHQSVQLLHQTEAKRA, from the coding sequence ATGCGCATCGCCATCGATGCCATGGGGGGCGACTACGCCCCAGAGGCCGTCGTCCAGGGAACGTTGGACGCCGCCGGTGTGATCGAAGCGGAGTTGGCGCTCGTGGGCGACTTGGCCAAGATCGAAGCCTGTCTGCCCAAGCGCGACCGGCCTGAATCGCTGGAGATTCACCATGCCTCTCAGGTCGTCGAGATGGACGACTCGCCCGTTGTCGCCGTCCGTCAGAAGAAAGATTCTTCGCTGGTTGTTGCTGCCCAGATGGTCAAGTCTGGCCAAGCCGATGCGCTCGTAACCGTCGGCAATACGGGCGCCGCTGGCGCCGTGTCTCGTCTCATGTGGGGCGCAATCCCAAACATCGATCGACCGGCCATCGCAACGGTCATCCCTACCTATCGCGGCAGCACGGTGCTGATCGACTCGGGCGCCTCGGTCGATTGTTCGGCCAAGCATCTGCTCGATTTTGCGCTGATGGGTCAAATCTACGCTTCCCAAGTTATCGGCATCGAGAACCCGCGCGTTGCCCTGCTGAACATTGGCGAGGAAGAAACTAAGGGCAACACGTTGACCAAAGAAGCCTTCACGCTGATGAAAAGCTACATGGGCGACGACTTTTACGGCAACGTCGAGGGCAAGCACCTGTTCGAAGGCCTGGTCGATGTGGTCGTTTGCGACGGATTTGTGGGCAATGTGCTGCTGAAATCGGGCGAAGGCGTGGCCGAGATGATGATGCGCCTGCTGAAAGAAGAACTGACCGCGCACCCTTTGATGAAGGCGCCGCTCGCCCTTTTGCGCCCTGCGTTCAAGCGTTTTCGCGCTCGCTTGGACTGGCGAGAATATGGCGGCGCGCCTCTATTGGGCGTCAAGGGCGTCTGCATCATCGGGCATGGGCGCTCCGATGCCTACGCCGTTCGTCAAGCGATCATGGTCGCCGCCCAAGCCGTGGCCGGACAGTTAGTGCCCACCATTCACCAGTCGGTGCAGCTGCTTCATCAAACCGAAGCCAAGCGCGCCTAG